One segment of Triticum aestivum cultivar Chinese Spring chromosome 2A, IWGSC CS RefSeq v2.1, whole genome shotgun sequence DNA contains the following:
- the LOC123185652 gene encoding chitinase 5: MAKLAMPLTATFLAFGLAVLLLSAAGPAVAQNCNCPAGMCCSQWGYCGTGPDYCGAGCQSGPCTVASSGAAAAEASGGKPVGSERTP, from the coding sequence ATGGCAAAGCTAGCGATGCCGCTCACTGCGACATTCCTGGCCTTCGGGCTGGCAGTGCTCCTCCTGTCCGCCGCTGGTCCGGCGGTCGCGCAGAACTGCAACTGCCCGGCGGGCATGTGCTGCAGCCAGTGGGGTTACTGCGGCACGGGCCCGGACTACTGCGGCGCCGGGTGCCAGTCGGGCCCGTGCACGGTGGCGAGCAGTGGCGCCGCAGCTGCGGAGGCGTCCGGCGGCAAGCCCGTGGGGAGCGAGCGCACCCCATAG